From the Purpureocillium takamizusanense chromosome 6, complete sequence genome, one window contains:
- a CDS encoding Cyclopropane-fatty-acyl-phospholipid synthase (EggNog:ENOG503NV5J~COG:M), whose amino-acid sequence MPSSESSLMPAFAASFSRPLSAGAEALRGTLGGWTWAPALAVAKPAVLALLSRVDTGTLLLVDEPGGTRHVFGQRLSGEPGEVEPYTGLPRRATSVPRVEIVVKNDAFWMRLFLFADMGFAEAYMLGDFQCEDLTSFFRLFIVNRDRMDNGTTWISSLSSIVSTMARSTNTLSNALLNISAHYDISNDMFAAFLSPDMTYSCPIWQRVSSGPEPREESLEEAQIRKLNRFIDGARLKPTDHVLEIGTGWGSFAIEAVRRTGCRVTSLTLSKEQKALAEQRIAAASFSDRIEVKLIDYRELPTSPRPYDKIVSIEMLEAVGQEYLATYFKCVDRLLKQDGGIAMFQCITMPEGRHEAYSKSEDFINHYIFPGGYLPSTTQLLHHISQQSSGTLIVENVENIGGHYARTLRLWNENFQENFNDRIKPALLKEHPNLTKAGVEVFRRKWEYYFTYCEAGFVTKTLGDVIITVGREGALELMEGIPL is encoded by the exons ATGCCTTCCTCCGAGTCCTCGCTCATGCCGGCTTTTGCTGCCAGCTTCTCGCGCCCCCTCTCCGCTGGCGCTGAGGCACTTAGAGGAACTCTCGGTGGTTGGACCTGGGccccggccctcgccgtggccaagcCGGCtgtccttgccctcctctcccgcgTCGACACTGGGACCCTACTCCTCGTTGATGAGCCCGGAGGGACGCGGCATGTATTTGGCCAGAGGCTGTCCGGTGAGCCTGGCGAGGTCGAGCCATACACTGgcctgccgcgccgggcCACCTCCGTCCCCCGCGTTGAGATCGTTGTCAAGAATGATGCCTTTTGGATGAGGCTCTTTCTCTTCGCCGACATGGGCTTCGCCGAGGCGTACATGCTTGGCGACTTCCAGTGCGAAGACCTTACCTCGTTCTTCCGT CTCTTCATCGTCAATCGGGACCGCATGGATAATGGGACAACATGGATCTCAAGCCTCTCCTCGATTGTGTCCACAATGGCCCGCTCCACTAACACGCTCTCGAATGCCCTCCTCAACATATCTGCTCATTACGACATAAGCAACGACATGTTCGCCGCTTTCCTGTCTCCGGACATGACATACTCATGTCCCATTTGGCAGCGCGTCTCGTCAGGGCCAGAGCCTCGGGAGGAGTcgctggaggaggcgcaaATCCGAAAGTTGAACCGCTTCATCGATGGCGCCAGACTCAAGCCCACAGACCACGTCTTGGAAATAGGAACTGGCTGGGGCTCGTTTGCCATTGAGGCGGTCAGACGAACTGGATGCCGCGTAACGAGTTTGACGCTTTCCAAGGAACAAAAAGCCCTCGCTGAACAACGGATCGCGGCGGCTAGCTTCAGTGACAGGATCGAAGTCAAGCTTATAGATTACCGAGAGCTCCCGACGTCGCCCCGGCCGTACGACAAGATCGTTTCCATCGAGATGCTTGAAGCCGTCGGCCAAGAGTACCTGGCCACGTACTTCAAATGTGTGGACCGCCTGCTCAAGCAGGACGGCGGTATCGCAATGTTCCAGTGCATTACAATGCCTGAAGGCCGTCACGAGGCGTATTCCAAGTCCGAAGA CTTCATCAACCATTACATATTCCCCGGTGGTTATCTTCCATCCACCACACAACTACTCCATCATATCAGCCAGCAATCCTCCGGCACTCTCATCGTCGAGAACGTCGAGAACATCGGCGGGCACTATGCCAGAACACTGAGGCTTTGGAATGAAAACTTTCAAGAGAACTTCAACGACAGGATCAAGCCAGCGTTACTCAAGGAGCATCCGAATTTGACAAAAGCTGGGGTCGAGGTCTTCCGCAGGAAGTGGGAG TACTATTTCACCTATTGCGAGGCTGGCTTCGTAACCAAGACTTTAGGGGATGTCATCATAACGGTTGGCCGTGAAGGAGCTCTCGAGTTGATGGAAGGCATCCCGCTATAG
- a CDS encoding Cyclopropane-fatty-acyl-phospholipid synthase (COG:M~EggNog:ENOG502QS47): MTYTLKLFIVNRDRMDNGTTWISSLSSIVSTMARSTNTLSNALLNISAHYDISNDMFAAFLSPDMTYSCPIWQRVSSGPEPREESLEEAQIRKLNRFIDGARLKPTDHVLEIGTGWGSFAIEAVRRTGCRVTSLTLSKEQKALAEQRIAAASFSDRIEVKLIDYRELPTSPRPYDKIVSIEMLEAVGQEYLATYFKCVDRLLKQDGGIAMFQCITMPEGRHEAYSKSEDFINHYIFPGGYLPSTTQLLHHISQQSSGTLIVENVENIGGHYARTLRLWNENFQENFNDRIKPALLKEHPNLTKAGVEVFRRKWEYYFTYCEAGFVTKTLGDVIITVGREGALELMEGIPL; encoded by the exons ATGACTTATACTCTCAAGCTCTTCATCGTCAATCGGGACCGCATGGATAATGGGACAACATGGATCTCAAGCCTCTCCTCGATTGTGTCCACAATGGCCCGCTCCACTAACACGCTCTCGAATGCCCTCCTCAACATATCTGCTCATTACGACATAAGCAACGACATGTTCGCCGCTTTCCTGTCTCCGGACATGACATACTCATGTCCCATTTGGCAGCGCGTCTCGTCAGGGCCAGAGCCTCGGGAGGAGTcgctggaggaggcgcaaATCCGAAAGTTGAACCGCTTCATCGATGGCGCCAGACTCAAGCCCACAGACCACGTCTTGGAAATAGGAACTGGCTGGGGCTCGTTTGCCATTGAGGCGGTCAGACGAACTGGATGCCGCGTAACGAGTTTGACGCTTTCCAAGGAACAAAAAGCCCTCGCTGAACAACGGATCGCGGCGGCTAGCTTCAGTGACAGGATCGAAGTCAAGCTTATAGATTACCGAGAGCTCCCGACGTCGCCCCGGCCGTACGACAAGATCGTTTCCATCGAGATGCTTGAAGCCGTCGGCCAAGAGTACCTGGCCACGTACTTCAAATGTGTGGACCGCCTGCTCAAGCAGGACGGCGGTATCGCAATGTTCCAGTGCATTACAATGCCTGAAGGCCGTCACGAGGCGTATTCCAAGTCCGAAGA CTTCATCAACCATTACATATTCCCCGGTGGTTATCTTCCATCCACCACACAACTACTCCATCATATCAGCCAGCAATCCTCCGGCACTCTCATCGTCGAGAACGTCGAGAACATCGGCGGGCACTATGCCAGAACACTGAGGCTTTGGAATGAAAACTTTCAAGAGAACTTCAACGACAGGATCAAGCCAGCGTTACTCAAGGAGCATCCGAATTTGACAAAAGCTGGGGTCGAGGTCTTCCGCAGGAAGTGGGAG TACTATTTCACCTATTGCGAGGCTGGCTTCGTAACCAAGACTTTAGGGGATGTCATCATAACGGTTGGCCGTGAAGGAGCTCTCGAGTTGATGGAAGGCATCCCGCTATAG
- a CDS encoding uncharacterized protein (COG:S~EggNog:ENOG503P5IS), with translation MSQPILAVERDAASRTNKATPNLLPCRIHHNGPVDPVASYWNPERVDGTTGTAYFRGRKLQGTTVPIPNDFEGVVVERKQLEGPVAPSDPAGHGHGVVGDADADAAEEGVMRVTAHFDEIAVWSHDVAADSAFDPYIRSIEEWLHVSEQIHSHSQTEVGQPAAK, from the exons ATGTCGCAGCCTAttctcgccgtcgagcgcgacgccgcaTCCCGCACAAACAAAGCTACACCGAATCTCCTGCCTTGTCGCATCCACCATAACGGCCCCGTCGACCCCGTAGCCTCATATTGGAATCCAGAGCGTGTCGATG GCACCACCGGTACAGCTTACTTCCGCGGGAGGAAACTGCAAGGAACGACAGTCCCCATCCCCAACGATTTTGAgggcgtcgttgtcgagcgGAAGCAGCTAGAAGGCCCAGTCGCACCGTCAGATCCGGCGGGTCACGggcacggcgtcgttggggatgctgacgccgatgccgccgaggaaggggTCATGCGCGTTACTGCACATTTCGATGAGATAGCCGTCTGGTCacacgacgtcgccgccgattCCGCGTTCGACCCCTACATCAGGAGCATTGAGGAATGGCTCCACGTATCAGAACAG ATTCATTCCCATTCCCAAACCGAGGTCGGGCAGCCCGCTGCCAAATAA
- the MCM6 gene encoding DNA helicase (BUSCO:EOG09260JT9~COG:L~EggNog:ENOG503NVZM): MAASSDAGYMMSDAPSLAAAAQKRPLGFPSSSSARPRGPPSENLGAASDDEGDGFADDQVPRSSRGAKAATVSRVEDRIGSLVQEHFEAFIESFVEDPLSSGAPPSSAVTTDKYYVAQIKGMRNYQLSTFYVDYRHLASWENGSLADGIMRQYYRFLPFLTAALHNMIAKYEPQYFREHRQPTASSNLATSAASQVGSGSQSEASHRKNEHQQTDKLFSIAFYNLPLVSRVRSLRAANIGQLLSISGTVTRTSEVRPELSLATFMCEACRAVVPNVEQTFRYTEPTQCPNDTCSNRVGWRLDIRHSTFVDWQKVRIQENSSEIPTGSMPRTLDVILRGEIVDRAKAGEKCIFTGALIVVPDVSQLGLPGLRPTAIRDDRGAPRGADAGGSGISGLKALGVRDLTYRLAFLACMVVTDTTATGQSAASGAADVINALTQNNAADGAESVEEAQAAVLASMNPSEIDDLRAMVHGDHIYSRMVQSIAPMVYGHEVVKKGILLQLMSGVHKSTAEGMQLRGDINICIVGDPSTSKSQFLKYVCSFAPRAVYTSGKASSAAGLTAAVVKDEETGEFTIEAGALMLADNGICAIDEFDKMDIADQVAIHEAMEQQTISIAKAGIQATLNARTSILAAANPVGGRYNRKSTLRSNINMSAPIMSRFDLFFVILDECNEQIDRHLAEHIVGIHQLRDEAVEPEFSTEQLQRYIRFARTFRPEFTDEAKEVLVEKYKELRADDAQGGVGKNSYRITVRQLESMIRLSEAIAKVNCVEEISPEMVVEAYDLLRQSIISVEHDDVEVLDEEETQEDSATLRQAANAASGRDGEGDSPMDAAPGEASSDARRKHTISYEKYIKMVNMLVQRISDDESGSGDGVEGEALINWYLEQQEDELEGEDSYHAEKALASIVLKKMVKDNILMALRGEGLVDGEAASATSAGVVYVLHPNCAVEEF; this comes from the exons ATGGCTGCCTCGAGCGATGCCGGCTACATGATGTCAGATGCGCCGTCactggctgctgccgcacaGAAACGACCGCTCGGCTTtccctcgtcatcatcagctcGCCCCAGAGGCCCGCCGTCCGAGAACCTCGGagccgccagcgacgacgaaggaGATGGCTTTGCCGACGACCAGGTTCCGCGAAGCTCACGCGGCGCCAAAGCCGCCACTGTATCCCGCGTCGAGGACAGGATTGGCTCTCTTGTCCAAGAACACTTTGAGGCCTTCATCGAAAG CTTCGTCGAGGACCCTCTATCATCCGGGGCGCCCCCTTCGAGCGCTGTCACAACCGACAAATATTACGTCGCTCAAATCAAAGGCATGCGCAATTACCAGCTGTCGACTTTCTATGTCGATTACCGCCATCTCGCATCTTGGGAGAATGGGAGCTTGGCGGACGGTATTATGCGCCAATACTACCGATTCCTGCCATTCCTCACTGCGGCACTTCACAACATGATCGCCAAATACGAGCCCCAATACTTTCGCGAGCATCGCCAGCCGACAGCCTCGAGTAATCTAGCGACGTCGGCTGCGAGCCAAGTCGGCTCCGGCAGCCAGAGCGAGGCGTCACACCGAAAGAACGAACACCAGCAGACAGACAAGCTCTTCTCAATCGCCTTCTACAATCTGCCCCTTGTCTCTCGTGTCCGCAGTCTCCGAGCGGCAAACATTGGTCAGCTTCTGTCCATATCTGGAACCGTCACGCGAACCTCGGAAGTGCGCCCCGAGTTGTCCTTGGCCACCTTCATGTGTGAGGCATGCCGGGCCGTCGTCCCCAATGTCGAGCAGACTTTTCGCTATACGGAACCGACGCAGTGCCCCAACGATACGTGCTCTAATCGCGTTGGGTGGCGTCTCGACATTCGTCACAGTACCTTTGTCGATTGGCAAAAGGTCCGCATTCAAGAAAACAGCTCGGAGATACCCACGGGTAGCATGCCGAGAACCCTCGATGTCATCCTGCGCGGTGAGATTGTCGATCGGGCCAAGGCAGGCGAGAAATGCATCTTCACGGGTGCTCTGATTGTCGTCCCAGACGTTAGCCAGCTCGGGCTACCGGGACTGCGACCGACCGCCATCCGAGACGATCGCGGAGCCCCTCGAGGAGCTGATGCAGGCGGAAGCGGTATCAGCGGCCTCAAGGCGCTCGGTGTTCGCGATCTAACATACCGGTTGGCGTTTCTTGCTTGCATGGTTGTAACCGACACCACGGCGACTGGGCAGTCTGCAGCcagtggcgccgccgatgtgATCAATGCTCTGACACAAAACAACGCTGCGGATGGCGCCGAGTCCGTTGAAGAGGCCCAGGCGGCTGTCCTTGCGTCGATGAACCCCTCAGAGATCGATGACCTGCGAGCCATGGTGCACGGTGACCACATCTACTCGCGCATGGTACAATCTATCGCGCCCATGGTGTACGGCCATGAGGTGGTGAAGAAGGGCATTCTCCTCCAGCTCATGTCGGGTGTGCACAAGTCGACTGCCGAGGGTATGCAGCTTCGAGGCGACATCAACATCTGCATCGTTGGCGATCCTTCTACTTCCAAGTCACAATTCCTCAAGTATGTCTGCTCATTCGCTCCTAGAGCTGTGTACACGAGTGGCAAGGCCTCCTCCGCAGCCGGTCTTACGGCCGCAGTGGTCAAGGACGAAGAGACTGGAGAGTTTACGATTGAAGCTGGAGCCCTCATGCTGGCGGACAACGGTATCTGCGCCATTGACGAATTCGACAAGATGGACATCGCCGACCAGGTCGCCATTCACGAGGCCATGGAGCAGCAGACCATCTCCATTGCCAAGGCGGGCATCCAAGCAACATTGAATGCTCGCACCAGTAttctcgccgctgccaaccCAGTAGGGGGTCGCTACAACCGCAAGTCCACGCTCCGGAGCAACATCAACATGTCCGCACCCATCATGTCCCGTTTTGATctcttcttcgtcatcctcgacgagtGCAACGAGCAAATTGACCGCCACCTGGCGGAGCACATTGTCGGCATTCATCAGCTGCGAGACGAAGCTGTCGAGCCTGAATTCAGCACAGAGCAACTGCAGCGGTACATTCGCTTTGCCAGGACATTCCGACCTGAGTTTaccgacgaggccaaggaggtACTGGTGGAAAAATACAAGGAGCTgcgggccgacgacgcacaAGGTGGCGTTGGCAAGAACTCCTACCGCATTACCGTCCGACAGCTGGAGAGTATGATTCGGCTGAGTGAGGCTATTGCCAAGGTCAACTGTGTCGAGGAAATATCGCCTGAAATGGTGGTCGAAGCCTACGATTTGCTTCGTCAGAGTATCATTTCCGTTgagcacgacgacgtggaaGTTCTTGATGAAGAGGAGACCCAGGAGGACAGTGCCACTCTCCGGCAAGCCGCAAATGCCGCGTCTGGGAGAGATGGCGAGGGTGATTCTCCGATGGATGCTGCGCCAGGCGAAGCCTCGTCCGACGCCAGGAGAAAACACACCATCTCCTACGAGAAGTATATCAAGATGGTCAACATGTTGGTTCAGCGcatcagcgacgacgagagtGGGAGCGGCGATGGGGTCGAGGGTGAAGCCCTCATCAACTGGTACttggagcagcaggaggatgAACTCGAGGGTGAAGATAGCTACCACGCAGAAAAGGCACTGGCAAGCATCGTGCTCAAGAAGATGGTCAAG GACAACATTCTTATGGCTCTCAGAGGAGAAGGCCTCGTGGACGGAgaggcggcttcggcgactTCTGCGGGTGTTGTCTACGTACTACATCCCAACTGCGCGGTCGAGGAGTTTTGA
- a CDS encoding uncharacterized protein (EggNog:ENOG503P08K) yields the protein MMATESSVAKPADVPVAPELRPQADQAQHVPPESSDVNGGPSLGADDIENKRITIVEEQSNSADVSVSGGSDTETSRTDGARQKDSDKSHGRTSSLARKPATFKAVSVNKTFLAAKASPGGGSPKTSERPTPSSNTPPPGLPTLSTSRPRLVAKTGSGARDSTPRFSSVVNGAKPATAPDPSVVWNKNRPPEPKKFTDEELKKYGIHMASRLNEEDAQGQNKWADIDDDDDDWAPEAITWGDGTKTTLPHPDEAATVVSDSGSVGSKGKPMEKPKSPTPMGLSAPVLTKSSSLASGKGLVLKPASQEKPALVAKPPAPPAPAKSPWATLPPIERASPAAAEVIRTQTNTSFKGATKEIAADEFGRPSWREGGSHGNRELYNSHSGRYEPVFDRRGSMRSDTHSKHPALLQRPQPADQPAEPSSAFQTNRISQDAPFGRRRGSSNVSGGSGSFLQRLSKGSDGAVQPSSELLSARRPSLAGSGDSPLSPVASHAQPRQQPQQGWVPRSSPSTTFAAPHDGPPPAEPNMVPSVPAQPVVDEVEYQKKLMRERVELARKRRQEQEAREEAERRERIQKKLEALGPLPDKKSDKKEAGAKAEAVLKPKHIQQREQPEGSRAPESASAQGPGLDVEANAGNADDIHDPSQKDLSPKGDHPPGPATRRFSHGQDGRRVDLWVGSGPRPDRFSSWAGGAPPPSRNVWGSPDNDRGLGNGTFNPDLGRIPGTTVAPSPGHKGPAPIAPPSTGRPPTQRQAPIGSSSSRHGPLNSDLAQKWVAAVAENDKSMSAARLAERVGRERQLAEQGLSIEDAQPTIKDSWRPVQLPGDGTRRTTGTIEVHSHGSGSWKATQPKGATAKTAIQDVAPSSNAGVIGSGGSSILSQAGSGTPSQSRASRFFPATKGSRQEAGSGVQSSRPTSPSPPPPTMEGHPAYEGDVLHPHVSLPRPQPVVKLPPSMMTSHAPQLPGQPVWTARAPGKDHPRGTLGQGHISHKESDSSQGSWQDRINNLLNGGKASPPKHIGVDPASRSMLDHVVHADSATVSLPNINTAVSGENEAQRRLISKPMAEECFEEQEMGSLPQIRLPHVAPEAAWQPAVVQAKPLPKKFLVQASIMEPYYFAADVVGGGNAVKIQFPGMTEARIATIPFSATRGHRGGHGRPAPRHRGSGGGSRGPKREPSSSYTAGESTSSGGTSRGGTRGSHRSRGGESWNRQAAPSTQSPAQPKTQATTST from the exons ATGATGGCAACTGAGTCCTCTGTCGCAAAGCCCGCTGATGTACCAGTCGCACCCGAGCTCCGACCT CAGGCCGATCAAGCCCAGCATGTCCCTCCTGAGTCATCAGATGTGAACGGCGGCCCctccctcggcgccgacgataTCGAGAACAAgcgcatcaccatcgtcgaaGAGCAGTCCAACTCGGCCGATGTCAGCGTCAGCGGAGGTTCAGATACCGAGACATCGCGCACGGACGGAGCGAGGCAGAAAGATAGTGACAAAAGCCATGGTCGGACCAGCTCTCTGGCGAGGAAACCGGCCACTTTCAAAGCCGTCTCGGTGAACAAGACGTTCCTCGCAGCCAAGGCTagccctggcggcggctccccAAAGACGAGTGAGCGCCCAACGCCAAGCTCGAATacaccgccgcccggcttGCCAACGCTGTCGACATCCCGCCCCCGACTCGTCGCGAAGACTGGAAGTGGCGCCCGGGATTCTACACCGCGATTCTCTTCCGTGGTGAACGGTGCGAAGCCAGCGACTGCTCCAGACCCAAGCGTTGTTTGGAACAAGAATCGAC CGCCAGAGCCGAAGAAGTTCACAGACGAAGAGCTCAAAAAGTATGGTATTCACATGGCTAGTCGCCTAAATGAAGAAGATGCTCAGGGCCAGAACAAATGGGCGGATattgacgatgatgacgacgattGGGCACCGGAGGCCATCACCTGGGGCGACGGAACCAAGACCACACTCCCACATCCTGACGAAGCAGCAACAGTGGTCTCTGACAGTGGATCAGTTGGCTCCAAAGGGAAACCTATGGAGAAACCAAAGTCTCCTACTCCTATGGGGCTCAGCGCTCCAGTGTTGACAAAATCCAGCAGCCTTGCCTCTGGAAAGGGCCTCGTGCTGAAGCCTGCCTCGCAAGAGAAGCCGGCCTTGGTCGCGAAGCCAccagcccccccggccccggcaaAATCTCCTTGGGCCACATTGCCACCAATCGAAAGAGCttcgccagccgccgcagaaGTCATACGAACCCAGACGAATACTTCCTTCAAAGGTGCCACCAAAGAGATTGCCGCTGATGAATTTGGCCGGCCATCTtggagagagggagggtCTCACGGAAATAGGGAGCTCTACAACTCTCATTCCGGCCGCTACGAACCTGTGTTTGACCGACGTGGTTCCATGCGATCTGACACGCACTCTAAACATCCTGCCTTGCTACAGCGTCCACAGCCGGCAGACCAACCAGCGGAACCGTCTAGTGCGTTCCAGACCAATCGAATCTCTCAAGATGCGCCCTTTGGGCGACGTCGTGGATCTTCCAATGTcagtggcggcagcggatCTTTCCTTCAGAGACTGAGTAAGGGGAgtgacggcgccgtgcaaCCTTCATCGGAGCTTTTGAGCGCTCGACGTCCGTCTCTAGCAGGCTCTGGCGATAGTCCTCTCTCACCAGTCGCTAGCCATGCGCAACCCCGACAACAACCCCAGCAAGGTTGGGTGCCCAGATCATCACCCAGTACCACATTTGCTGCGCCCCATGATGGGCCTCCACCCGCCGAACCAAACATGGTCCCATCCGTGCCTGCTCAGccggtcgtcgacgaggttgaATACCAGAAGAAGTTAATGCGGGAGCGTGTGGAACTCGCGAGGAAGCGCCGTCAAGAACAGGAAGcccgcgaggaggccgagagaAGAGAACGTATTCAGAAGAAGCTGGAGGCCTTGGGACCGCTGCCAGATAAGAAGAGcgacaagaaggaggccgGCGCAAAGGCTGAGGCGGTCTTGAAACCAAAACATATTCAGCAGCGAGAACAGCCGGAGGGGTCCCGAGCACCAGAGTCAGCTTCTGCGCAAGGCCCCGGTCTCGATGTCGAGGCAAATGCTGGCAACGCTGATGATATCCATGACCCCAGCCAAAAGGATCTCTCTCCGAAGGGCGACCACCCACCCGGGCCAGCCACCAGACGCTTTTCCCATGGGCAGGACGGGAGGCGTGTTGACTTGTGGGTGGGCTCAGGGCCTCGACCAGACAGGTTCTCCTCGTGGGCTGGGggagcaccaccgccatcacgCAACGTCTGGGGCTCCCCGGACAACGACAGGGGCCTTGGCAACGGAACATTCAACCCGGATCTGGGCCGAATTCCTGGGACGACTGTGGCGCCTTCGCCAGGCCACAAAGGCCCTGCTCCCATCGCTCCGCCAAGCACAGGTCGTCCGCCCACTCAGCGTCAAGCACCCATAGGTTCTTCAAGCTCGCGACACGGCCCACTGAACTCGGATCTTGCCCAGAAATGGGTGGCCGCGGTTGCTGAGAACGATAAGTCAATGAGCGCTGCTCGCCTAGCGGAAAGGGTCGGCCGAGAACGCCAACTAGCAGAACAAGGCCTGTCGATTGAAGATGCGCAGCCGACCATTAAAGACAGCTGGCGGCCCGTGCAGTTGCCCGGCGACGGAACGCGCAGAACCACAGGAACAATCGAGGTCCATTCTCATGGATCTGGCTCCTGGAAAGCGACACAGCCGAAAGGAGCCACGGCAAAGACTGCTATTCAGGATGTGGCTCCGTCTTCAAACGCTGGAGTAATAGGTTCTGGTGGCAGTTCGATCCTCTCGCAAGCCGGGTCCGGTACTCCGTCTCAGTCGCGGGCATCCAGGTTCTTCCCTGCTACCAAGGGCTCCCGTCAGGAAGCGGGCTCTGGCGTGCAGTCGTCACGTCCAAcctctccttctccgccgccacccaccaTGGAGGGACACCCGGCATATGAGGGTGACGTATTGCATCCACATGTCTCTCTGCCCAGGCCTCAGCCAGTGGTGAAACTACCTCCCTCCATGATGACTTCACATGCGCCGCAGCTTCCAGGGCAGCCTGTTTGGAcagctcgcgcgccaggCAAGGACCATCCGCGAGGAACCCTCGGGCAAGGCCATATCTCCCACAAGGAGAGCGACAGTTCTCAAGGTTCCTGGCAGGACAGGATCAATAACCTTCTCAACGGAGGAAAGGCGTCGCCCCCCAAACACATAGGGGTGGATCCAGCAAGTAGGAGCATGCTGGATCATGTGGTGCACGCCGATTCCGCCACTGTATCTTTGCCCAACATAAATACAGCCGTGAGTGGCGAAAACGAggcccagcggcgcctcATCTCAAAGCCGATGGCGGAGGAGTGCTTTGAGGAACAGGAGATGGGATCTTTGCCTCAGATTCGGCTCCCGCACGTGGCccccgaggcggcgtggcAGCCTGCCGTGGTTCAAGCAAAACCACTGCCCAAGAAATTTCTGGTGCAGGCATCAATCATGGAGCCCTACTACTTTGCCGCGGACGTGGTTGGGGGCGGTAATGCAGTGAAGATTCAGTTCCCCGGCATGACAGAGGCGAGAATTGCTACGATACCTTTTTCAGCGactcgaggccatcgaggcggACATGGTCgacccgcgccgcggcatcgcggctCTGGCGGTGGCTCTCGCGGCCCGAAGAGAgagccctcgagctcctACACAGCTGGAGAATCGACGTCTAGCGGCGGCACAAGCCGCGGCGGGACGCGTGGTAGTCATcgaagccgcggcggcgaaagCTGGAACCGCCAggcggccccgtcgacgcAGTCACCAGCGCAGCCCAAGACTCAGGCTACGACGTCCACTTAA
- the ATP17 gene encoding ATP synthase f chain, mitochondrial precursor (COG:S~TransMembrane:1 (o73-91i)~EggNog:ENOG503P4M2~BUSCO:EOG09265FTN): MSFVTRRALSTLIPPKVASPKAIGGAPDALRMQRVVSFYEKLPRGAAPEAKSRGLLGWYQAKYFGKKTSVQPIIHALVFLVGIGYAQNYYYHLRHHKNNAH, from the exons atgaGCTTCGTCACCCGTCGGGCGCTCTCCACGCTCATTCCCCCCAAG GTCGCTTCCCCCAAG GCGATTGGCGGTGCTCCCGATGCTCTGCGAATGCAGCGTGTCGTCAGCTTCTACGAGAAGCTGCCTCGAGGTGCCGCTCCCGAGGCCAAGTCCCGTGGTCTTCTCGGCTGGTACCAGGCCAAGTACTTTGGCAAGAAGACTTCCGTTCAGC CTATCAtccacgccctcgtcttcctgGTTGGCATCGGCTACGCTCAAAACTACTACTACCATCTCC GCCATCACAAGAACAACGCCCACTAA
- the NdufS4 gene encoding ndufs4 NADH dehydrogenase Fe-S protein subunit (EggNog:ENOG503P215~COG:C): MASLRIQGAGKLLRSATTARISLPLSARRFQSAVTTTNTVPSVNQPDYDAPADKATSTFSPVPKAVQDGSEDILPAAVISGAPMELQARTVRIYKEAKPATQSGDFRGERWRMDWDILPKGHRWENPLMGWQSSADFMQGTHINFKSKEDAIHFAEKQGYEYFVQEPNSRKFTPKAYANNFLYSPKKLKHIRTK, from the exons atggcgtcgctgcGAATCCAAGGAGCCGGCAAGCTGCTTCGAAGTGCCACTACGGCGCGTATAAGCCTGCCTCTGTCAGCGCGGCGTTTCCAGAGCGCGGTCACGACCACGAACACGGTTCCCAGCGTCAACCAGCCTGACTACGACGCCCCAGCAGACAAGGCGACTTC AACTTTCTCTCCCGTGCCGAAGGCAGTTCAAGATGGGAGCGAGGACATCCTCCCCGCGGCCGTTATTTCTGGCGCCCCTATGGAGCTCCAGGCCCGAACGGTCCG AATCTACAAGGAAGCGAAACCCGCAACTCAATCCGGCGACTTCAGGGGGGAGCGCTGGCGAATGGATTGGGACATTCTTCCGAAAGGCCATCGATGGGAGAACCCTTTGATGGGATGGCAATCCTCCGCCGACTTCATGCAGGGGACTCATATCAACTTCAAGTCCAAGGAAGATGCTATCCACTTCGCTGAGAAGCAGGGCTATGAGTACTTTGTTCAAGAGCCAAACTCGCGCAAGTTCACGCCCAAAGCTTACGCGAACAACTTCCTTTACTCCCCCAAGAA